One Artemia franciscana chromosome 7, ASM3288406v1, whole genome shotgun sequence DNA segment encodes these proteins:
- the LOC136028777 gene encoding uncharacterized protein LOC136028777 yields the protein MPRQRTLSNTDTLEPDQDLMFARPEFWISNKTLSLPNLSVIDYELQEIIFESAITNAIRNLEYNTLYSLLKVPVIFNEELLIHGIIILLYGSFSLDILSKDYDYRHKNAAYTFAALLQAMPPVAYPLIASLIRENFWHIEQESGFKILWPLKFLDLLLNVNYKIVEDENILLGIYEHYLRYSTNFDPIIVKNSTHYIYDEQYMELINVTTKFYMNDENFGSKILPDKDIIVYEKFLDTASPLCFRKELIYKIIHTTSDELSLKDLCRKKIRQTLRKRDINYSIQSLHIPTFLKKYIMYMENGPGINEKDFQLTFKTPYLLKSAYNLMANSGPILRITENREIDGSFLPFTFFFPPPLCNFSNL from the coding sequence ATGCCGCGACAAAGAACCTTAAGTAATACCGACACCCTAGAACCCGACCAAGACCTGATGTTTGCGAGACcagaattttggatttcaaataaaacccTAAGTCTACCAAACCTCTCAGTAATAGACTATGAACTACAGGAAATAATCTTCGAATCCGCAATAACTAATGCAATAAGAAACCTGGAATATAATACCTTATATTCATTATTGAAAGTTCCCGTTATTTTTAACGAGGAACTCTTAATACACGGAATAATCATCCtattatatggatcattttcatTAGATATATTGAGCAAAGATTACGATTATAGGCACAAAAATGCTGCATACACCTTCGCAGCCCTACTCCAAGCAATGCCCCCCGTTGCGTATCCTTTGATAGCATCTTTAATACGCGAAAATTTTTGGCACATAGAACAAGAATCAGGTTTCAAAATACTATGGCCCTTAAAGTTCCTGGACTTACTACTAAATGTGAATTACAAAATAGTGgaagatgaaaatatattgttggGAATATATGAACACTATTTGAGATACAGTACCAATTTTGAcccaataattgtaaaaaattcaaCCCATTATATTTATGATGAACAGTATATGGAGTTAATAAATGTAACAACAAAATTCTACAtgaatgatgaaaattttggatcaaaaattttgccaGATAAAGACATCATTGTGTATGAAAAATTCCTAGACACAGCTAGCCCCCTATGCTTTCGTAAAGAattgatttataaaataattcacaCAACCTCAGATGAACTCAGTCTAAAAGATCTATGCAGGAAGAAAATACGGCAAACATTAAGGAAAAGGGACATTAATTATTCCATACAAAGCCTCCATATTCCCACTTTCCTAAAGAAATACATAATGTACATGGAAAACGGCCCCGGAATCAACGAAAAGGACTTCCAGTTAACATTTAAAACCCCCTACCTTTTGAAGTCAGCGTACAATTTAATGGCCAATAGTGGGCCAATTTTAAGAATAACAGAGAATCGTGAAATTGACGGTTCCTTTTTaccctttacctttttttttcctccCCCCTTATGTAACTTTTCTAATTTGTAG